In one window of Rhodoligotrophos appendicifer DNA:
- a CDS encoding LysR substrate-binding domain-containing protein: MRRNIPSLSALQAFESAARLSSFTRASGELNLTQSAVSRHVRALEEELGCLLFHRSKQRVSLTEAGRQYLDGITGSLDAIEASTARLRAREKKDGVLTLVTLPTFGSRWLAPRLSEFARDHPEIDLRLSVRTDLVGLPATDFDAAIFFGQPTAPHTVFDLLIGDELVPVCSPTLIEPGTGSDDLARLATYPLLELAIPDAWRKLFSSAGRPELSGTPVSRYEYFALGIQSAIAGLGILLVHPFLIADDLAAGRLVIPSSRTVQSDFNYYLTYPRSRSGQVSIRKFQRWILREAAATTQDCHLLMQKAAVYGDGRCLTQSGGTPSL; encoded by the coding sequence ATGAGACGAAACATCCCGTCGCTGAGCGCCCTGCAGGCCTTCGAGAGTGCTGCCCGCCTCTCGAGCTTCACCCGCGCATCGGGGGAGCTCAACCTCACGCAAAGCGCGGTGAGCCGCCATGTGCGGGCCTTGGAGGAGGAGCTGGGTTGCCTGCTCTTCCACCGCTCGAAGCAACGTGTCTCGCTCACGGAGGCCGGACGCCAGTATCTCGACGGAATCACCGGCAGCCTGGACGCGATCGAAGCCTCGACCGCACGGCTCCGCGCGCGCGAGAAGAAGGACGGCGTCCTGACATTGGTCACGCTCCCGACCTTCGGCTCACGATGGCTCGCGCCCCGCCTGTCGGAATTTGCGCGCGATCATCCGGAGATCGACCTCAGGCTGAGCGTCAGGACGGATCTGGTCGGACTTCCCGCGACGGATTTCGATGCGGCGATCTTCTTCGGCCAGCCGACGGCACCCCACACCGTCTTCGACCTGCTGATCGGGGACGAATTGGTGCCGGTCTGCAGCCCCACACTGATCGAACCCGGGACAGGGTCCGACGATCTTGCGAGGCTGGCGACCTATCCGCTCCTCGAACTCGCCATTCCGGATGCCTGGCGAAAGCTGTTCAGCTCGGCGGGCCGACCGGAGCTGAGCGGTACGCCCGTCTCCCGCTACGAGTATTTCGCGCTCGGCATCCAGTCCGCCATTGCCGGCCTGGGGATCCTGCTCGTCCATCCCTTTCTGATCGCAGACGATCTGGCGGCCGGCCGGCTGGTCATCCCCTCGTCGCGAACCGTCCAGTCTGATTTCAATTACTACCTGACCTATCCGCGATCGCGGTCCGGGCAGGTGTCGATCCGGAAATTCCAGCGCTGGATCCTGCGGGAGGCCGCCGCAACCACCCAAGACTGCCACCTGCTCATGCAGAAAGCGGCGGTCTATGGCGACGGGCGCTGCTTGACGCAGAGCGGGGGGACGCCCAGCCTCTGA